In the genome of Pseudomonas bubulae, one region contains:
- a CDS encoding ShlB/FhaC/HecB family hemolysin secretion/activation protein produces the protein MRNCVPFLLLALAPYAGAETLPRFLNSNDSMQTLPTPNLPVDAYRPAAPALELPKPAAAQPRPLEMGTRLTIRKLQIEGGTIYPLPELGAVYKPLLGHEITLAELIEATRKITKRYQDDGYLLSYAFLPQQNFDQGLVRVVLVEGYISEYKVDGDIGRVKGFVDELVDKLKGERPLTRKTFNRYSTLLSRIPGVTLEAQVPPPGTTDGASTLSISASRKPFTTSMSLVEGNRSSTQALLAASSNSQTAMAEQLTLSGLFPPGNDKEHYYRLDYSQYLNAEGTQLNLFGSSYRSDPSTSIVTSDGFELKPHRENDRFSIGISHPLIAAPDQWLSAAARFYGVNDKTDYEIVGYGQTISDKTNVRALAFEGDWRKSDAKQLRIVSAGLYQGIDGMGAKSETNLTGTQYDLDFFRLRLSGVQSNGYFDNWQGVISGALYWSDDTLPDSERAVFGGQNFGRGYPDDQASGDKGWGAAYELNYSFNREGEWVKLLQPYAVVDRAKVWYNELPLKGSDMSSAALGLRFGDKRYYNVALEVAKPMSDIALDSFNRRPRYTLSFSYQL, from the coding sequence ATGCGTAATTGCGTTCCCTTTTTGTTGTTGGCTCTGGCCCCGTACGCGGGTGCCGAGACCCTTCCGCGTTTTCTCAACAGCAATGACAGCATGCAAACCCTGCCCACGCCCAACCTGCCGGTGGATGCCTATCGCCCTGCGGCGCCTGCGCTGGAGCTACCCAAGCCGGCGGCTGCACAACCCCGGCCACTGGAAATGGGTACCCGCCTGACCATTCGCAAGTTGCAGATCGAAGGTGGCACGATCTATCCGTTGCCAGAGCTGGGGGCGGTGTACAAACCGCTGCTGGGCCATGAAATCACCCTGGCCGAACTGATCGAGGCCACACGCAAGATCACCAAGCGTTACCAGGACGATGGCTATTTATTGTCCTATGCGTTTTTGCCTCAGCAGAACTTCGACCAGGGCCTGGTGCGTGTGGTGCTGGTTGAAGGCTATATCAGCGAGTACAAGGTTGACGGCGATATCGGGCGGGTCAAAGGGTTTGTGGATGAGCTGGTCGATAAGCTCAAGGGCGAACGCCCGCTGACCCGCAAGACGTTCAACCGCTACAGCACGCTGTTGAGCCGCATCCCCGGCGTCACCCTGGAGGCGCAAGTGCCACCACCCGGCACCACCGATGGTGCATCGACGCTGAGTATCAGTGCCAGCCGCAAGCCCTTCACCACCAGCATGAGCCTGGTCGAAGGCAATCGCAGCAGCACCCAGGCGCTGCTGGCGGCCAGCAGCAATTCGCAAACGGCCATGGCCGAACAATTGACCCTGAGCGGGTTGTTTCCCCCGGGCAATGACAAGGAGCACTACTACCGCCTTGATTACAGCCAGTACCTCAACGCGGAAGGCACGCAGTTGAACCTGTTTGGTTCCAGTTATCGCAGTGATCCAAGTACCAGTATCGTCACCAGCGACGGTTTTGAACTCAAGCCCCATCGCGAGAATGACCGCTTTTCGATCGGTATCAGCCATCCACTGATTGCTGCTCCGGATCAATGGCTCAGCGCCGCCGCGCGTTTCTACGGGGTCAATGACAAGACTGACTACGAGATCGTCGGCTACGGGCAGACCATCAGTGACAAAACCAACGTGCGGGCACTGGCGTTTGAGGGCGACTGGCGCAAGTCCGATGCCAAACAACTGCGCATCGTCAGTGCCGGCTTGTACCAGGGCATAGATGGCATGGGTGCCAAGAGCGAGACCAACCTGACCGGCACGCAGTACGATCTGGACTTCTTCCGTTTGCGTCTGTCGGGCGTGCAGAGTAACGGCTACTTCGACAATTGGCAGGGGGTGATATCGGGCGCTCTTTACTGGAGTGACGACACCCTGCCTGACAGCGAAAGGGCGGTATTTGGCGGGCAGAACTTCGGTCGCGGCTACCCGGACGATCAGGCATCCGGCGACAAGGGCTGGGGGGCGGCATACGAACTTAACTACAGCTTCAATCGCGAGGGTGAATGGGTCAAGTTGCTGCAACCCTATGCCGTCGTGGACAGGGCCAAAGTCTGGTACAACGAGTTGCCGTTAAAAGGTTCGGATATGTCTTCGGCAGCACTGGGCTTGCGTTTTGGTGACAAGCGCTATTACAACGTTGCCCTGGAAGTTGCCAAGCCCATGTCGGATATAGCGCTGGACAGTTTTAATCGCCGGCCGCGATATACATTGAGTTTTAGTTATCAGTTGTAG
- a CDS encoding collagen-like triple helix repeat-containing protein, producing the protein MGTTVSGVGGTLSTVPVVGTVAGGLVTNTGNAVTSVTDGITGGLGSLGTDKNSLGLTVGGVTNAVGDVGKGVSSVGTGLSTVLDNTPISQIPLVGGVVGKVTDTTGGLVNKVGTTVTMIGNTLTTDVSSGKLGALTGGVNDKVLVPVISLVENVTGKVGTTTGLGAPVDGLLNKVGGTVSGLGDKVTATGGDNPVTSLVGGVLTGVGGAVDKAGGYVNPAAGSTGSGTGTGTGLGGLLGGLGVGASAGAGVGAGAGVSTGGVSAGAGAGAGAGVGAGVGGLLGGLGVGASTGGSVGAGADTTGASASASAGAGAVGGVGGVVGGVVGGLGGLLGVKVDSVNNTADTTAGAAGAGTGGLGGVLGGVVGGLGNLGKK; encoded by the coding sequence GTGGGCACCACTGTCAGCGGGGTTGGTGGCACCCTGAGCACCGTGCCTGTGGTCGGTACCGTGGCTGGCGGCCTGGTGACCAATACCGGCAATGCCGTGACCTCCGTAACAGATGGTATTACTGGTGGCCTGGGCTCGCTGGGTACCGACAAGAACTCCCTCGGCCTGACTGTCGGTGGTGTTACCAACGCGGTTGGTGATGTAGGCAAAGGCGTTTCGTCAGTGGGTACCGGTCTGAGCACCGTGCTGGACAACACCCCGATCAGCCAGATTCCGCTGGTGGGTGGCGTGGTTGGCAAGGTGACTGATACCACGGGCGGGCTGGTCAACAAAGTGGGCACCACGGTGACCATGATCGGCAATACCCTGACCACCGATGTGAGCAGTGGCAAGCTGGGCGCCTTGACCGGCGGCGTAAATGACAAGGTGCTGGTGCCGGTGATTTCCCTGGTCGAGAACGTCACGGGCAAAGTGGGTACCACCACAGGGCTGGGGGCACCGGTAGATGGTCTGCTGAACAAAGTAGGCGGCACCGTGAGCGGCCTCGGCGACAAGGTGACAGCTACCGGCGGCGACAACCCGGTGACTTCTCTGGTGGGTGGTGTGCTGACCGGTGTAGGCGGTGCGGTTGACAAGGCTGGCGGCTACGTGAATCCGGCAGCGGGCTCCACAGGCAGCGGTACTGGTACCGGGACAGGGCTGGGTGGTCTGCTGGGCGGGCTGGGTGTGGGCGCAAGCGCCGGGGCCGGTGTAGGTGCCGGTGCCGGGGTTAGTACAGGTGGTGTGAGCGCAGGTGCGGGGGCCGGTGCAGGCGCTGGTGTAGGCGCCGGGGTTGGCGGTCTGCTGGGCGGTCTGGGTGTGGGGGCAAGCACTGGCGGCAGTGTCGGAGCTGGTGCTGACACTACAGGTGCAAGTGCAAGTGCAAGTGCAGGTGCAGGTGCAGTCGGTGGTGTTGGCGGTGTCGTCGGTGGGGTAGTTGGTGGTCTTGGCGGCTTGCTGGGTGTCAAAGTGGACTCAGTCAACAACACTGCCGATACAACAGCAGGAGCCGCGGGCGCTGGTACAGGCGGTCTGGGCGGGGTACTTGGGGGCGTGGTTGGCGGGCTGGGCAACTTGGGCAAGAAATAA